The Bombus terrestris chromosome 4, iyBomTerr1.2, whole genome shotgun sequence genome has a window encoding:
- the LOC125385004 gene encoding uncharacterized protein LOC125385004 has translation MYRTSTEQVYEIQPLEGNSSAQRYTQQPKQRFSEMPTPSVSPTSSLRKRVSELPRAASASVSGAAGIVCSNTDLISILSSLASSATEINRCGEEAPSSQDDSKSNWPGKTTEQKGSRSKSFRSNSFDVSTLHGAKSKLSGSSKAAISTFMAPSNWFTKRHQPMSKKPEDLVTASLSLKFDKSKVVKAVKETLGKKSPNSEVKHKVVWDNTSGTKVDAQLSCISRYDIVSCLRAIVGERRNARTHIIRKNLWQIQSTVLVVIFGKDNKFSYGDFIFQIILVKVRICINK, from the coding sequence ATGTACAGGACGTCGACGGAGCAAGTGTACGAAATACAGCCGCTGGAGGGTAACAGTTCCGCTCAACGTTACACTCAACAGCCGAAACAACGATTCTCTGAAATGCCTACTCCTTCGGTTTCGCCGACGTCTTCTCTCCGAAAGCGCGTCTCGGAACTGCCAAGAGCCGCGAGTGCATCCGTTTCCGGTGCTGCGGGCATTGTCTGCTCTAATACGGATCTGATATCGATCCTAAGCTCGTTAGCGTCTTCCGCGACGGAAATCAACCGATGCGGCGAGGAAGCGCCGAGTTCCCAGGACGATAGCAAATCAAACTGGCCCGGAAAAACGACCGAACAGAAGGGAAGTCGATCGAAGAGCTTCCGTTCCAATAGCTTCGACGTGTCGACATTGCACGGAGCTAAAAGTAAGCTTAGCGGATCCTCGAAAGCCGCTATTTCGACCTTTATGGCACCGTCGAATTGGTTCACGAAGAGACACCAACCGATGTCGAAGAAGCCGGAAGATTTAGTAACGGCCAGTTTAAGTCTCAAGTTCGATAAATCGAAGGTAGTGAAGGCGGTGAAGGAAACGTTGGGTAAAAAGTCCCCTAATAGCGAGGTCAAACACAAAGTCGTATGGGACAACACTAGTGGAACCAAAGTGGACGCTCAGCtaagttgtatttctcgttacgatatcgtttcttgtttaagagccatcgtaggtgaaaggaggaatgcaagaacgcacataatacgcaaaaatcTATGGCAGATTCAAAGCACAGTACTCGTTGTGATATTCGGTAAAGATAATAAGTTCTCCTATggagatttcatttttcaaattattctcgtaaaagtacgtatttgcataaataaatag
- the LOC125385007 gene encoding A disintegrin and metalloproteinase with thrombospondin motifs 3-like, with translation MDPSLESNMILVIVRMILYAEKRDVMVRRGDARRSLENVNKWNRKMLSSKDVNHDVAVWLTRLDIGGPSGYAPVSGVCYPARSCALNRDEGLTSAFIIAHEVAHMCECRECHDQPFTCSWRAFYWQRWDAT, from the exons ATGGACCCATCGCTCGAATCCAACATGATTCTAGTGATCGTACGAATGATTTTATACGCGGAAAAACGAGACGTTATG GTCCGCCGTGGCGATGCCAGACGATCTCTCGAGAACGTTAACAAATGGAACAGAAAGATGCTGTCCTCGAAGGACGTAAATCACGATGTTGCTGTATGGTTGACGCGATTAGATATAGGAGGTCCTTCCGGTTACGCACCTGTGTCAGGAGTATGCTATCCCGCGAGATCGTGCGCGTTAAATCGAGACGAAGGCTTGACCAGCGCATTTATCATCGCTCACGAAGTAGCACACAT GTGTGAATGCCGCGAGTGTCATGACCAGCCTTTCACGTGCTCTTGGCGCGCCTTCTACTGGCAAAGATGGGACGCTACTTGA
- the LOC125385006 gene encoding uncharacterized protein LOC125385006 yields the protein MRSPNVNVKANYGELQPVIEESTSGEEEQEGRRNESPPRGMDNVRRMSDRGGEGSGHSVVTREAVLPTLFSRRESVACFPFGAVTRILPKHGNPVSRMPVPPIGRRSTRNLRLDIMDNIADL from the exons ATGAGAAGCCCGAATGTGAATGTGAAGGCAAACTATGGCGAGCTCCAACCCGTCATAGAGGAAAGTACATCGGGCGAAGAGGAACAGGAAGGGCGCAGGAACGAGTCGCCTCCGCGTGGCATGGATaat GTGAGACGAATGAGCGATCGTGGCGGAGAAGGATCAGGACATTCGGTCGTTACGAGGGAAGCAGTGTTACCGACTTTGTTTAGTCGTCGCGAATCAGTCGCCTGTTTTCCTTTTGGAGCTGTTACAAGAATATTACCAAAACATGGAAACCCAGTGTCCAGAATGCCCGTACCACCGATCGGTAGAAGAAGTACGCGCAATCTTCGGTTGGACATTATGGACAACATCGCAGACCTATGA